In a genomic window of Mycobacteriales bacterium:
- the aroB gene encoding 3-dehydroquinate synthase yields the protein MTGAPTRIGVGGAAPYDVVIGFGLAGELAGPLDGAAQVAVVHAPSLAGPAGQVREGLAAAGHQVTLIEVPDGEAAKTLAVAGRCWDVLGAAGFTRSDAVVGLGGGAVTDLAGWVAAAWLRGVRLVQVPTTLLGMVDAAIGGKTAINTDAGKNLVGAFHPPAVVLCDLATLATLPAADYVSGLAEVVKAGFIADPAILDLIEADPAAAAAPAWDRTAELVERAVRVKADVVGRDLTEAGPREMLNYGHTLGHAVERTESYRWRHGAAVSVGLVYAAALGRAAGRLDDATADRHRAVLHALGLPTTYAKDAWPQLHAAMRVDKKARGATLRFVVLDGLARPAILEGPGEELLTAAYAEVAA from the coding sequence ATGACCGGAGCGCCGACGCGGATCGGGGTCGGGGGAGCGGCGCCGTACGACGTCGTCATCGGCTTCGGACTCGCGGGCGAGCTCGCCGGACCGCTCGACGGTGCGGCGCAGGTGGCCGTCGTGCACGCGCCCTCGCTCGCCGGACCGGCCGGGCAGGTGCGCGAGGGCCTGGCCGCAGCGGGCCACCAGGTGACGCTGATCGAGGTTCCGGATGGCGAGGCGGCCAAGACCCTGGCCGTCGCCGGACGCTGCTGGGACGTGCTGGGCGCCGCCGGCTTCACCCGCTCCGACGCCGTGGTCGGGCTGGGCGGCGGGGCGGTCACCGACCTGGCCGGGTGGGTCGCCGCGGCCTGGCTGCGCGGCGTGCGTCTCGTGCAGGTGCCCACGACCCTGCTCGGCATGGTCGACGCCGCGATCGGCGGAAAGACCGCGATCAACACCGACGCCGGGAAGAACCTCGTCGGAGCCTTCCACCCGCCGGCGGTCGTGCTCTGCGACCTCGCGACGCTGGCCACGCTGCCCGCCGCCGACTACGTCAGCGGGCTGGCCGAGGTCGTCAAGGCCGGTTTCATCGCCGACCCGGCGATCCTCGACCTGATCGAGGCGGACCCGGCCGCCGCGGCTGCCCCGGCCTGGGACCGGACCGCCGAGCTGGTCGAGCGCGCCGTCCGGGTCAAGGCCGACGTCGTGGGCCGCGATCTGACCGAGGCCGGGCCGCGGGAGATGCTCAACTACGGCCACACCCTCGGCCACGCGGTCGAGCGGACCGAGAGCTACCGGTGGCGCCACGGCGCGGCGGTCTCCGTCGGCCTCGTCTACGCCGCGGCGCTCGGCCGGGCCGCGGGCCGCCTCGACGACGCCACCGCCGACCGGCACCGCGCGGTGCTCCACGCGCTCGGCCTGCCGACGACGTACGCCAAGGACGCCTGGCCGCAGCTGCACGCCGCTATGCGGGTCGACAAGAAGGCGCGGGGTGCCACGTTGCGGTTCGTCGTGCTCGACGGGCTGGCTCGCCCGGCGATCCTGGAGGGACCCGGTGAGGAGCTGCTCACCGCGGCCTATGCGGAGGTGGCGGCATGA
- a CDS encoding shikimate kinase: protein MAGPRLVVVGPPGAGKTSVGQRVADRLALPFRDTDADIEATAGKPISDVFIDDGEEAFRALERAAVVDALAGHDGVLAVGGGAVLDEDTRADLADRTVVFLSVRLADAAKRVGLARDRPVLTLNPRAQLRVLLEARRPFYEQVATFEVNTDGRDVDAVTDDVMAALR from the coding sequence ATGGCCGGCCCCCGACTCGTCGTCGTCGGGCCGCCGGGGGCCGGCAAGACGAGCGTCGGGCAGCGGGTCGCCGACCGGCTCGCCCTGCCCTTCCGCGACACCGACGCCGACATTGAAGCAACCGCGGGAAAGCCGATCTCCGACGTCTTCATCGACGACGGCGAGGAGGCCTTCCGGGCACTGGAACGGGCCGCGGTCGTCGACGCGTTGGCCGGACACGACGGCGTTCTCGCCGTCGGGGGTGGCGCCGTGCTCGACGAGGACACCCGCGCCGACCTCGCCGATCGCACCGTCGTGTTCCTCTCGGTCCGGCTCGCCGATGCCGCCAAGCGCGTCGGGCTGGCCCGCGACCGGCCGGTGCTGACGCTCAACCCGCGCGCCCAGTTGCGGGTGCTGCTCGAGGCGCGGCGACCGTTCTACGAGCAGGTCGCGACGTTCGAAGTCAACACCGACGGCCGCGACGTCGATGCGGTGACCGACGACGTCATGGCGGCGCTGCGATGA
- the aroC gene encoding chorismate synthase codes for MLRWITAGESHGQALVAVLEGLPAGVEVTTADIADELARRRGGYGRGARMSFERDEVELTGGVRHGRTIGAPVAIRIANTEWPKWETVMAADPVDEEELAGLARNAPLTRPRPGHADLVGMQKYGFTDARPVLERASARETAARVALGSVVRALLRQALDVEVQSHVIALGTVSAPAGVVPTPADRDLVEASPVRCFDPGTGEAMVTEIDTAKKEGDTLGGVVEVVVHGLPPGLGSHVHWDRRLDSRLAGALMGIQAIKGVEVGDGFETARRRGSQAHDEIEQGPDGVRRRTGRSGGTEGGMSTGEVLRVRAAMKPISTVPRALSTVDVATGEPAVAINQRSDVCAVPAAGVVAEAMVALVLADAAMEKFGGDAVAETRRNAKAYLDSLAVR; via the coding sequence GTGCTGCGCTGGATCACTGCGGGTGAGTCGCACGGGCAGGCGCTGGTCGCGGTCCTGGAGGGACTGCCGGCCGGCGTCGAGGTGACGACCGCCGACATCGCCGACGAATTGGCCCGGCGGCGCGGCGGTTACGGCCGTGGCGCCCGGATGTCCTTCGAACGCGACGAGGTCGAGCTGACCGGCGGTGTACGCCACGGCCGGACGATCGGAGCACCGGTCGCCATCCGCATCGCCAACACCGAATGGCCCAAGTGGGAAACGGTCATGGCGGCCGACCCGGTCGACGAAGAGGAACTCGCGGGCCTCGCCCGCAATGCGCCGCTCACCCGGCCGCGCCCGGGGCACGCAGACCTGGTCGGTATGCAGAAGTACGGCTTCACCGACGCCCGGCCGGTGCTCGAACGGGCGAGTGCGCGCGAGACCGCCGCGCGGGTCGCGCTGGGCTCAGTGGTGCGCGCTCTGCTCCGGCAGGCCCTGGACGTCGAGGTGCAAAGTCACGTCATCGCCCTCGGCACTGTGTCGGCACCGGCGGGGGTCGTCCCGACGCCCGCGGATCGCGACCTCGTCGAGGCGAGCCCGGTGCGCTGCTTCGACCCCGGCACCGGCGAGGCGATGGTGACCGAGATCGACACTGCCAAGAAGGAGGGCGACACCCTCGGCGGCGTCGTCGAGGTCGTCGTGCACGGTCTGCCGCCGGGCCTGGGCAGCCACGTGCACTGGGACCGTCGTCTCGACTCCCGGCTGGCCGGTGCACTCATGGGTATCCAGGCCATCAAGGGGGTCGAGGTCGGCGACGGCTTCGAGACCGCCCGCCGCCGCGGCTCGCAGGCCCACGACGAGATCGAGCAGGGGCCGGACGGCGTACGCCGCAGGACCGGCCGCTCCGGTGGCACCGAAGGCGGGATGTCGACCGGCGAAGTGCTGCGCGTCCGCGCGGCGATGAAGCCGATCTCCACCGTCCCCCGCGCACTGTCCACTGTGGACGTCGCGACCGGCGAGCCGGCCGTCGCGATCAACCAGCGCAGCGACGTGTGCGCCGTACCCGCGGCCGGTGTCGTCGCCGAGGCGATGGTCGCACTCGTGCTCGCCGACGCAGCGATGGAGAAGTTCGGCGGCGACGCGGTGGCCGAGACCCGGCGCAACGCGAAGGCCTACCTCGACAGCCTGGCGGTGCGCTGA
- the aroQ gene encoding type II 3-dehydroquinate dehydratase yields MIWVLNGANLGRLGIRQPEIYGATSYDDLVSLCRRTGDELGVEVQVRQTDDEAELLGWLHEAADRSLPVVLNPAAWSHYSVALRDACAMLTAPLVEVHLSNIHAREEFRHRSLVSPVATGVICGLGVDGYPLALRWLAAHAAT; encoded by the coding sequence ATGATCTGGGTGCTCAACGGTGCCAACCTCGGCCGGCTCGGCATCCGGCAGCCGGAGATCTACGGGGCGACGTCTTACGACGACCTGGTGAGCCTGTGCCGCCGTACCGGTGACGAACTCGGCGTCGAGGTGCAGGTGCGCCAGACCGATGACGAGGCCGAGCTCCTCGGCTGGCTGCACGAGGCCGCCGACCGTTCGCTGCCGGTGGTCCTCAATCCGGCGGCGTGGTCGCACTACTCGGTGGCGCTGCGCGACGCGTGCGCGATGCTCACCGCGCCGCTGGTCGAGGTGCACCTGTCCAACATCCACGCCCGCGAGGAGTTCCGGCATCGCTCGCTGGTGTCGCCCGTCGCGACCGGGGTGATCTGCGGGCTCGGCGTCGACGGTTACCCGCTGGCGCTGCGCTGGCTCGCCGCGCACGCCGCCACCTAG